One Dioscorea cayenensis subsp. rotundata cultivar TDr96_F1 chromosome 17, TDr96_F1_v2_PseudoChromosome.rev07_lg8_w22 25.fasta, whole genome shotgun sequence DNA window includes the following coding sequences:
- the LOC120280994 gene encoding glucose-1-phosphate adenylyltransferase large subunit 1-like gives MAGLVMEYGNIALKKKELGFRDSLIHGEKFGRFVNNNSKCLRTNVSFISSVLTSEDVKQERVVFKTPLFDYQKADPKNVASIILGGGAGTRLFPLTSRRAKPAVPIGGCYRLIDIPMSNCINSDIKKIFIMTQFNSASLNRHIHRTYNFGNGINFGDGFVEVLAATQRGGEAGMNWFQGTADAVRQFIWVFEDVKNKNIEHILILSGDHLYRMNYMDFVQKHIDTGADITVSCVPMNESRASDFGLMKIDETGRIIQFSEKPKDVKLEAMRVDTSVLGLSQHEALRYPYIASMGVYVFRRDVLLKLLRWRYPTSNDFGSEIIPAAVNEHNVQAYLFNDYWEDIGTINSFFNANLALTEQSPKFQFYDPTTPFFTSPRFLPPTKVEKCRIVNAIVSHGCFLNKCSVEHSIIGVRSRLDFGVELKDTLMMGADYYQTEDEIASLIAENKVPIGIGKNTKIMNCIIDMNAKIGKDVVITNKDGVEEADRPDEGFYIRSGITIIQKNATIKDGTII, from the exons ATGGCAGGGCTTGTCATGGAGTATGGAAACATTGCAttgaagaaaaaggaacttGGTTTTAGAGATAGTTTGATTCATGGTGAAAAGTTTGGAagatttgttaataataattctaaGTGTTTGAGAACCAATGTTAGTTTTATTTCCTCTGTTCTTACTTCTGAAGATGTGAAGCAAGAGAGAGTG GTTTTCAAGACACCTCTGTTTGATTATCAGAAAGCAGACCCAAAGAATGTTGCTTCTATTATATTGGGTGGAGGAGCTGGAACTAGGCTTTTCCCACTCACTAGCAGAAGAGCTAAACCTGCT gTTCCAATTGGTGGATGTTATAGGCTTATTGATATACCAATGAGCAATTGTATCAATAGTGATATAAAGAAGATATTCATTATGACACAGTTTAATTCAGCGTCATTAAATCGGCATATTCATCGAACATATAACTTCGGTAACGGGATTAATTTCGGTGATGGATTTGTTGAG GTTTTGGCAGCTACTCAAAGGGGTGGAGAAGCTGGAATGAATTGGTTTCAAGGAACAGCAGATGCTGTGAGACAATTCATTTGGGTCTTTGAG GATGTTAAGAATAAGAACATTGAACACATCTTAATTTTATCCGGCGATCATTTGTATCGGATGAACTACATGGACTTTGTGCAG AAGCATATTGACACTGGAGCTGATATTACAGTGTCATGTGTGCCGATGAATGAAAG TCGTGCGTCGGATTTTGGAttgatgaagattgatgagACTGGACGAATCATTCAATTCTCTGAGAAACCTAAAGATGTCAAATTGGAGGCTATG AGAGTTGACACAAGTGTGCTTGGTTTGTCTCAACATGAAGCTCTGAGATATCCTTATATTGCATCAATGGGAGTCTATGTTTTCAGAAGAGATGTTCTCCTAAAGCTTCTTCG ATGGAGATATCCAACATCAAATGACTTCGGATCAGAAATCATTCCTGCTGCAGTAAACGAACATAACGTTCAA GCATATTTGTTCAATGACTATTGGGAGGACATCGGAACAATCAATTCATTCTTCAATGCAAATTTGGCTCTCACTGAGCAG TCTCCAAAGTTTCAGTTTTATGATCCTACAACACCATTCTTTACATCACCTCGGTTCCTACCTCCAACCAAAGTAGAGAAATGTCGG ATCGTGAATGCAATTGTTTCACATGGGTGCTTCTTGAACAAATGTAGTGTTGAACATTCAATTATTGGAGTCCGCTCTCGATTAGATTTCGGCGTAGAGCTTAAG GATACATTGATGATGGGTGCTGACTACTATCAAACCGAGGATGAAATTGCATCTCTGATTGCAGAGAACAAAGTACCAATTGGTATAGGAAAGAATACGAAAATCAT GAACTGCATCATTGACATGAATGCCAAGATCGGAAAAGACGTCGTGATTACAAACAAAGAT GGTGTCGAAGAGGCCGACAGGCCGGACGAAGGCTTCTACATTCGATCAGGAATCACGATAATTCAGAAGAATGCAACCATCAAAGATGGAACCATCATATAA
- the LOC120280133 gene encoding lipid phosphate phosphatase epsilon 2, chloroplastic-like — protein sequence MSMALLSSSSLHLPQKRFNLFHPNRLQICKNPILMTGFVSKKQFLGGLGSSYQKSMEMLARVEKYGGGGVAEKEAEAEAVLGDAQLGKFEAILNKLSKWLVACLFGLYILWRHDGEALWAAMGSVVNSWLSITLKQILNHQRPVSALRSDPGMPSSHAQSIFYIAVLGILSLFQWMGTNLFTVSMGAFILISGSYLTWLRVSQQLHTTSQVLVGAILGSSCAISWFWLWHAFVLKAFISSIWVRVIVVLGSAAFCIAFTFYVVREWLIDEL from the exons ATGTCAATGGCTCTTCTATCCTCTTCCTCACTTCATCTCCCACAAAAAAGATTCAATCTTTTCCATCCTAATCGCTTGCAGATCTGTAAAAATCCCATTTTGATGACTGGGTTTGTCTCAAAAAAGCAGTTTTTGGGTGGACTTGGGAGTTCTTATCAGAAGAGCATGGAAATGTTGGCAAGGGTTGAAAAgtatggtggtggtggtgttgctGAGAAGGAGGCTGAGGCTGAGGCTGTTTTGGGTGATGCCCAGTTGGGGAAATTTGAAGCTATTCTTAATAAAttg AGCAAATGGCTAGTAGCTTGTCTATTTGGTCTGTACATTCTATGGAGGCATGATGGTGAAGCTTTGTGGGCTGCAATGGGCTCAGTCGTTAATTCATGGCTGTCAATAACTCTAAAGCAGATACTAAATCATCAGAGACCGGTTTCTGCACTTAGATCTGATCCCGGAATGCCATCTTCGCATGCCCAATCAATCTTCTATATAGCTGTTTTGGGCATTCTTTCAT TATTTCAATGGATGGGAACCAACTTGTTTACAGTGTCAATGGGGGCCTTCATCTTAATTTCCGGCTCATATCTT ACATGGCTACGAGTATCACAGCAACTACATACAACTAGTCAAGTCTTGGTCGGCGCGATACTAGGATCATCCTGTGCTATTTCCTGGTTCTGGCTATGGCATGCATTTGTACTCAAGGCATTCATTTCATCGATATGGGTCCGGGTCATCGTCGTTCTTGGTTCAGCAGCATTCTGCATCGCCTTCACGTTCTATGTAGTTCGAGAATGGCTCATTGATGAACTATAA
- the LOC120280400 gene encoding inositol-pentakisphosphate 2-kinase IPK1-like isoform X2: protein MLGYSNLSPFLMYVSVSSEFLKIIEKNVHNKRPAWRVDAAEIDLRCDSALLMSDHSIFPSGASKEGSCISVEIKPKCGFLPCSDFISEANAIKKSVTRFRMHQFLKLHKKEVSQLSEYDPLDLFSGSVERINLAIRSLYATPQNNFRIFSNGFLIYGGLGGGMDSIECEAKKLQEMKKAAEDRTKVLIRRDFGIQLDNFLELVSEAIFKSGMLNQLLATQKLDAIDIEGAIHAYYNVIGQHCLVCESLDDASLLHRYSLLHSLSLEESLKIVREYLTATTAKDCSLMISFRPKEGGDLTSNCISLRSSNQHFEYKANYIDMDIKPLEKMVYHYKLDQKIVKFYVENRENGGSPCDFDGGAENIQI, encoded by the exons ATGCTGGGGTATAGTAATCTTTCTCCATTTCTG ATGTATGTTTCTGTGTCTAGCGAATTTTTGAAGATCATTGAAAAGAATGTCCATAATAAACGTCCTGCTTGGCGAGTTGATGCTGCAGAAATTGATCTTCGATGTGATTCTGCCCTTCTTATGTCAGATCATTCTATTTTTCCCAGCG GTGCATCCAAAGAAGGTTCCTGCATTTCTGTGGAAATAAAG CCCAAGTGTGGATTTCTTCCATGCTCAGATTTCATTTCTGAGGCAAACGCCATAAAGAAGAGCGTGACACGATTCAGAATGCATCAATTCTTGAAGCTTCATAAAAAAGAG GTATCACAATTGAGTGAGTATGACCCACTTGATCTATTCTCTGGATCAGTAGAAAGAATAAATCTTGCCATCAGATCACTCTATGCAACCCCTCAAAACAACTTTCGCATATTCTCTAATGGCTTTCTGATCTATGGAGGCTTGGGAGGTGGTATGGACAGCATTGAATGTGAAGCCAAGAAATTGCAGGAAATGAAGAAGGCTGCTGAAGATAGAACTAAGGTCTTGATACGGAGAGATTTTGGTATCCAATTAGATAACTTTCTTGAGCTTGTGTCAGAAGCAATTTTTAAGTCTGGGATGCTGAATCAACTTCTAGCCACTCAGAAGCTTGATGCCATTGATATAGAAGGGGCAATTCATGCATACTACAATGTTATTGGTCAGCATTGCTTGGTATGCGAAAGTTTAGATGATGCTTCACTGTTGCATCGTTATTCTCTTTTACATTCTCTTTCACTGGAGGAAAGCCTGAAAATTGTGAGAGAGTATCTTACAGCCACCACGGCAAAGGATTGTAGCCTTATGATCAGCTTTAGACCCAAAGAAGGTGGAGACTTGACATCTAATTGTATCTCTCTCAGGTCATCTAATCAGCATTTTGAATACAAG GCGAATTACATTGATATGGATATAAAGCCCTTGGAGAAGATGGTATACCACTATAAGTTAGATCAGaaaattgtgaaattttatGTGGAGAATCGAGAGAATGGAGGAAGCCCTTGTGATTTTGATGGAGGTGCAGAAAACATTCAGATCTAA
- the LOC120281398 gene encoding heavy metal-associated isoprenylated plant protein 43-like isoform X1 codes for MVKRIVLKVDVSCQKCKRKLMQAISRSQGVDKIEIDVIKSTVTVTGDADPIEVIMRTRKAGKFVEIISIGPPPPPPKQAVESVKKTEDKKVDDKKKTEEKKPTNTTTKEKKPEVPLLPSPLPLPPPMPAIVIHTPSTCPMCQHIGVHDPQPSCVVM; via the exons ATGGTGAAAAGGATTGTGCTCAAAGTTGATGTTTCCTGCCAAAAATGCAAGAGAAAACTTATGCAAGCTATCTCACGCTCACAAG gaGTTGATAAAATAGAAATTGACGTCATAAAAAGCACAGTGACAGTCACCGGAGATGCTGATCCGATAGAAGTGATTATGCGAACAAGAAAAGCAGGcaaatttgttgaaataataagTATAGGACCACCTCCACCCCCTCCAAAACAAGCAGTAGAATCAGTAAAGAAAACTGAGGACAAAAAAGTTgatgacaaaaagaaaacagaagagaaaaaaccaacaaatactaccacaaaagagaaaaaaccagAGGTACCACTCCTGCCATCACCCCTACCATTACCGCCACCGATGCCGGCCATTGTCATCCACACCCCGTCAACATGTCCGATGTGCCAACATATTGGAGTTCATGATCCTCAACCTTCTTGTGTTGTGATGTAA
- the LOC120280995 gene encoding ornithine carbamoyltransferase, chloroplastic, producing the protein MAAMISTGCSLRGDAGAGVAVQSSLSSSASSFSGCLIRLPSSPARLAPSPFRVSCVMASPSAIGDQAKTGLKDFLHISDFDKPTIMGILGRALEVKALLKSGNRDFQPFKGKSMAMIFAKPSMRTRVSFETGFFLLGGHAIYLGPDDIQMGKREETRDVARVLSGYNDIIMARVFAHQDILDLARHASVPVVNGLTDYNHPCQIMADALTIIEHIGQLEGAKVVYVGDGNNIVHSWLLLAAVVPLHFVCACPKGFEPDKKTVEQARRAGISKIEITNDPREAVRGANVVYSDVWASMGQKEEAAYRKQKFQGFQIDEALMELAGPKSYFMHCLPAERGIEVTDGVIEAPNSIVFPQAENRMHAQNAIMLHLFGL; encoded by the exons ATGGCGGCGATGATCTCCACCGGCTGCTCTCTCCGCGGTGACGCCGGCGCTGGCGTCGCCGTGCAATCCTCTTTATCCTCTTCAGCTTCTTCCTTTTCCGGTTGTCTCATCCGGCTACCTTCCTCTCCGGCTCGTCTTGCTCCCTCTCCCTTCCGGGTCTCATGCGTGATGGCTTCTCCATCCGCCATCGGGGATCAAG CAAAAACAGGGCTCAAGGATTTTCTCCATATTAGTGATTTTGACAAGCCAACAATTATGGGCATCCTAGGTCGTGCTTTGGAGGTGAAGGCATTGTTGAAATCAGGAAATAGGGATTTCCAACCATTCAAAGGTAAGTCGATGGCAATGATTTTTGCTAAGCCATCTATGAGAACTCGGGTCTCATTTGAGACTGGGTTTTTCTTGCTTGGtggtcatgccatatacttggGACCTGATGATATCCAAATGGGCAAGAGGGAGGAAACCCGTGATGTTGCTCGAGTTCTTTCTGGTTATAATGACATTATTATGGCCCGTGTGTTTGCCCATCAG GACATTCTTGATTTAGCAAGACATGCTTCAGTGCCTGTGGTCAATGGCCTGACTGACTATAACCACCCATGCCAAATAATGGCTGATGCACTTACAATCATTGAACATATTGGCCAATTGGAGGGGGCCAAG GTTGTTTATGTTGGAGATGGAAACAATATTGTGCACTCATGGCTTCTGCTTGCCGCTGTGGTTCCTCTTCATTTTGTTTGTGCATGTCCAAAAGGCTTTGAGCCTGATAAGAAGACTGTCGAGCAGGCAAGAAGGGCAGGCATAAGCAAGATAGAAATAACCAATGATCCTAGGGAAGCCGTAAGGGGAGCTAATGTGGTGTATTCAGATGTATGGGCTAGCATGGGCCAAAAGGAGGAGGCTGCTTATAGAAAGCAGAAGTTCCAAGGGTTTCAG ATTGATGAAGCCCTGATGGAACTAGCTGGACCAAAATCATACTTCATGCATTGTTTACCTGCAGAAAGAGGAATAGAAGTCACCGATGGGGTCATCGAGGCGCCTAATTCAATCGTCTTTCCTCAAGCTGAAAACCGCATGCATGCTCAAAATGCCATTATGCTGCACTTGTTTGGCCTGTGA
- the LOC120281398 gene encoding heavy metal-associated isoprenylated plant protein 7-like isoform X2 — protein sequence MVKRIVLKVDVSCQKCKRKLMQAISRSQVTVTGDADPIEVIMRTRKAGKFVEIISIGPPPPPPKQAVESVKKTEDKKVDDKKKTEEKKPTNTTTKEKKPEVPLLPSPLPLPPPMPAIVIHTPSTCPMCQHIGVHDPQPSCVVM from the exons ATGGTGAAAAGGATTGTGCTCAAAGTTGATGTTTCCTGCCAAAAATGCAAGAGAAAACTTATGCAAGCTATCTCACGCTCACAAG TGACAGTCACCGGAGATGCTGATCCGATAGAAGTGATTATGCGAACAAGAAAAGCAGGcaaatttgttgaaataataagTATAGGACCACCTCCACCCCCTCCAAAACAAGCAGTAGAATCAGTAAAGAAAACTGAGGACAAAAAAGTTgatgacaaaaagaaaacagaagagaaaaaaccaacaaatactaccacaaaagagaaaaaaccagAGGTACCACTCCTGCCATCACCCCTACCATTACCGCCACCGATGCCGGCCATTGTCATCCACACCCCGTCAACATGTCCGATGTGCCAACATATTGGAGTTCATGATCCTCAACCTTCTTGTGTTGTGATGTAA
- the LOC120280400 gene encoding inositol-pentakisphosphate 2-kinase IPK1-like isoform X1 has product MAMILGAEDANDWFYKGEGAANLVLGYCGSSPALLGKVLRVEKIQKGATRSAEECEVLTVHEKLVWAAIGELVESTSKKVIQQAFVTTVLNPLLGTEHMDAGMYVSVSSEFLKIIEKNVHNKRPAWRVDAAEIDLRCDSALLMSDHSIFPSGASKEGSCISVEIKPKCGFLPCSDFISEANAIKKSVTRFRMHQFLKLHKKEVSQLSEYDPLDLFSGSVERINLAIRSLYATPQNNFRIFSNGFLIYGGLGGGMDSIECEAKKLQEMKKAAEDRTKVLIRRDFGIQLDNFLELVSEAIFKSGMLNQLLATQKLDAIDIEGAIHAYYNVIGQHCLVCESLDDASLLHRYSLLHSLSLEESLKIVREYLTATTAKDCSLMISFRPKEGGDLTSNCISLRSSNQHFEYKANYIDMDIKPLEKMVYHYKLDQKIVKFYVENRENGGSPCDFDGGAENIQI; this is encoded by the exons ATGGCGATGATCTTGGGAGCTGAGGATGCGAACGATTGGTTCTATAAAGGAGAGGGCGCCGCCAATTTGGTCCTCGGTTATTGTGGTTCTTCTCCTGCTTTG CTTGGCAAAGTGTTGCGAGTGGAAAAGATTCAAAAAGGCGCAACCCGGAGTGCAGAAGAGTGTGAGGTCCTAACTGTGCATGAGAAACTTGTTTGGGCCGCCATTGGAGAGCTTGTGGAATCCACATCCAAAAAAGTCATTCAGCAAGCTTTTGTGACCACTGTGTTGAACCCTTTGTTGGGCACTGAGCATATGGATGCTGGG ATGTATGTTTCTGTGTCTAGCGAATTTTTGAAGATCATTGAAAAGAATGTCCATAATAAACGTCCTGCTTGGCGAGTTGATGCTGCAGAAATTGATCTTCGATGTGATTCTGCCCTTCTTATGTCAGATCATTCTATTTTTCCCAGCG GTGCATCCAAAGAAGGTTCCTGCATTTCTGTGGAAATAAAG CCCAAGTGTGGATTTCTTCCATGCTCAGATTTCATTTCTGAGGCAAACGCCATAAAGAAGAGCGTGACACGATTCAGAATGCATCAATTCTTGAAGCTTCATAAAAAAGAG GTATCACAATTGAGTGAGTATGACCCACTTGATCTATTCTCTGGATCAGTAGAAAGAATAAATCTTGCCATCAGATCACTCTATGCAACCCCTCAAAACAACTTTCGCATATTCTCTAATGGCTTTCTGATCTATGGAGGCTTGGGAGGTGGTATGGACAGCATTGAATGTGAAGCCAAGAAATTGCAGGAAATGAAGAAGGCTGCTGAAGATAGAACTAAGGTCTTGATACGGAGAGATTTTGGTATCCAATTAGATAACTTTCTTGAGCTTGTGTCAGAAGCAATTTTTAAGTCTGGGATGCTGAATCAACTTCTAGCCACTCAGAAGCTTGATGCCATTGATATAGAAGGGGCAATTCATGCATACTACAATGTTATTGGTCAGCATTGCTTGGTATGCGAAAGTTTAGATGATGCTTCACTGTTGCATCGTTATTCTCTTTTACATTCTCTTTCACTGGAGGAAAGCCTGAAAATTGTGAGAGAGTATCTTACAGCCACCACGGCAAAGGATTGTAGCCTTATGATCAGCTTTAGACCCAAAGAAGGTGGAGACTTGACATCTAATTGTATCTCTCTCAGGTCATCTAATCAGCATTTTGAATACAAG GCGAATTACATTGATATGGATATAAAGCCCTTGGAGAAGATGGTATACCACTATAAGTTAGATCAGaaaattgtgaaattttatGTGGAGAATCGAGAGAATGGAGGAAGCCCTTGTGATTTTGATGGAGGTGCAGAAAACATTCAGATCTAA
- the LOC120280993 gene encoding uncharacterized protein LOC120280993 produces MENRMRHKRSGYEPSDVESEESPWHAGLLTSDHRARIHIKEEKSPTNVSRSSPANRRHRRSPYKPNRDHNNVIGVSSETQRDSRRSISPLEVPRTLNRHVSPYKSPRHVSPYRNKKDDEHLKVLVRKQSQRTPSKQRNYAENVVDDRYRSKSVQKLRTRDQNEQHFNLNGVLEHRKGRSRTPPPPIKTSMILRNKDDDDDDIECREKPGIEINEVIANMKLSEAPPSDELLRESTESVLTGDIFFSKVQTALQKNPQVKKNNIENNLAPKLKVASEIKPKVNEILSSSLISNSKTSSVYTTSNQSSKWSTSGSSFKNFTANRQKNQTDGWIACIRGGSCRRSKSPEQKPLDEALFIEKAFVVEEVRQFWADKYRPRTLDGLICNRNQAQHLKNLISPKDCPNILLKGPSGSGKKSLAMAFLHEIFGNSTYKVSHDLRHFLVQDISPIQFSIPVSSSPHHLELDLKTESEKIRYALMAIVKETVTNRSLLAEVSDSSFKAEFKVLVLHGADKVTESVQHLIKWVMDCYSDACKIILCCENDTNILDSVKKRCKVITVTAPDNYTIVEVLNQVANKERIELPTSFAERIVSKSKKNLRHAIMALEACKAHNYPFVDKQPIPLGWEESLIELAAEILDDPSPQKLFTARAMFQRLLGEFVHPRLILLKLVEQFLKGIETSLKRELYYWHAYYDKRLPRGTNALLKLEEFTAKFLSISKRSMSLVNSAN; encoded by the exons ATGGAGAATAGAATGAGGCATAAAAGAAGTGGTTATGAACCTTCGGATGTCGAATCCGAAGAAAGTCCATGGCATGCAGGTCTATTGACTTCAGATCACAGAGCTAGAATTCAtataaaagaggaaaaatcTCCGACTAATGTTTCGAGATCTAGTCCGGCAAATAGAAGACATAGAAGGTCACCTTACAAGCCAAACAGAGATCATAACAATGTCATTGGTGTTTCTTCGGAAACACAACGAGATTCGAGAAGAAGTATTAGTCCTTTGGAGGTTCCTCGAACTTTAAATCGGCATGTTTCTCCTTACAAAAGTCCTAGACATGTCTCTCCTTACAGAAATAAGAAAGACGATGAACATTTAAAAGTTTTAGTACGCAAGCAGAGCCAAAGAACACCTTCGAAGCAACGCAATTATGCAGAGAATGTGGTTGATGATCGTTATCGATCGAAATCTGTTCAAAAGCTGAGAACAAGAGATCAAAACGAGcaacattttaatttaaatggtGTGTTAGAACATCGCAAAGGCCGGAGTAGAACACCACCGCCGCCGATTAAAACTTCAATGATCCTTAGgaacaaagatgatgatgatgatgatattgaGTGTAGAGAGAAACCTGGGATTGAGATCAATGAAGTGATTGCCAACATGAAGCTATCAGAAGCTCCGCCTTCCGATGAATTGCTTAGGGAAAGCACTGAATCAGTCTTGACAGGTGATATCTTCTTCTCTAAAGTTCAAACAGCTCTGCAGAAAAATCCTCAAGTTAAAAAGAACAACATTGAAAACAATTTGGCACCAAAATTGAAGGTGGCTTCAGAGATTAAGCCAAAAGTTAATGAAATTTTGTCATCTAGCCTTATCTCGAACTCGAAAACAAGCTCTGTTTATACAACTAGTAATCAAAGTAGTAAGTGGAGTACCAGTGGCAGTAGTTTTAAGAATTTCACGGCAAATAGACAGAAAAACCAAACAGATGGATGGATTGCATGCATCAGAGGAGGATCATGTAGGAGATCAAAGTCACCGGAACAGAAGCCATTAGATGAAGCTTTGTTTATTGAGAAGGCATTTGTTGTAGAGGAAGTGAGACAGTTCTGGGCTGACAAATATCGGCCTCGGACTTTAGATGGATTAATTTGCAACAGAAATCAGGCACAACATCTCAAGAATTTG ATATCGCCTAAAGATTGCCCAAATATTTTGCTCAAAGGACCTTCAGGTTCAGGCAAGAAATCTCTGGCCATGGCTTTTCTGCATGAAATCTTCGGCAACTCTACCTATAAA GTGTCTCATGATTTAAGGCATTTCCTGGTTCAg GACATAAGCCCAATTCAATTCTCTATTCCGGTGTCTTCAAGTCCTCACCATTTAGAGCTTGATTTGAAGACTGAATCAGAGAAGATTAGATATGCTCTAATGGCTATTGTCAAGGAAACAGTCACCAACCGCTCTCTTTTGGCTGAAGTTAGTGATTCAAGTTTCAAGGCTGAATTCAaag ttcttgttcttcatggaGCTGACAAGGTCACTGAAAGTGTTCAACACCTGATCAAATGGGTGATGGATTGTTATTCTGATGCATGCAAGATCATATTGTGCTGCGAGAACGATACGAACATTCTTGATTCTGTCAAGAAACGTTGTAAAGTCATTACCGTTACCGCTCCTGACAACTACACG ATTGTGGAGGTTCTTAATCAGGTAGCAAATAAGGAGAGGATCGAATTACCAACGAGTTTTGCAGAGAGAATTGTGTCGAAATCCAAGAAGAATTTGAGACATGCTATTATGGCACTTGAAGCATGCAAAGCACACAA CTATCCATTTGTGGATAAACAACCAATTCCACTTGGTTGGGAGGAATCTCTGATTGAATTAGCTGCAGAAATTCTAGATGATCCATCACCACAAAA GTTATTTACTGCTCGTGCGATGTTTCAAAGATTGCTCGGAGAGTTTGTTCATCCCAGACTGATCCTATTG AAACTAGTGGAGCAATTTCTTAAAGGGATTGAAACTAGTCTCAAAAGAGAACTTTATTATTGGCATGCTTATTAT GACAAAAGATTGCCAAGAGGAACAAATGCTTTGCTTAAATTAGAAG AATTCACTGCAAAGTTTCTGAGTATTTCCAAGAGGAGCATGTCTTTGGTTAATTCTGCAAATTGA
- the LOC120280070 gene encoding uncharacterized protein LOC120280070 — MVHVLLTVFLYIANQVSCKSYSSSSSSSSLIFEDMPQRGYVLVFFLWALIAIITPTLVSLSLASKKTNMEASQGGARIEVKVRRMMVLLEKTLTRNTSSSSSSSFTEAPTPAPAPTMVAGNGTHR; from the exons ATGGTCCATGTTCTTCTCACTGTTTTTCTCTACATTGCCAACCAAGTTTCTTGTAagtcttattcttcttcttcttcttcttcttctctgatCTTTGAAGACATGCCACAAAGAGGCTATGTTTTGGTGTtcttcttgtgggctttgattGCCATTATCACACCAACTTTGGTTTCATTGTCATTAgcatcaaagaaaacaaacatggAGGCTTCTCAGG gagGTGCAAGGATTGAGGTTAAAGTAAGGAGAATGATGGTGTTGTTGGAGAAGACCCTTACAAGGaatacatcatcatcatcatcatcatcattcacaGAAGCACCAACTCCTGCTCCAGCTCCAACAATGGTGGCAGGGAATGGAACACATAGATAA
- the LOC120280996 gene encoding soluble inorganic pyrophosphatase-like, producing the protein MAGSSENSSHSSFPSAVLNERILSSMTHKSVAAHPWHDLEIGPGAPSVFNCVIEISKGSKVKYELDKASGLIKIDRVLYSSVVYPHNYGFIPRTICEDGDPMDVLVLMQEPVLPGCFLRARAIGLMPMIDQGEKDDKIIAVCADDPEFRHYKDIKDLAPHRLAEIRRFFEDYKKNENKEVAVNDFLPAEDAVKAIKYSMDLYAAYIVEGLRQ; encoded by the exons ATGGCTGGCTCATCCGAGAACAGCAGCCATTCGAGCTTTCCTAGTGCCGTCCTTAACGAGCGCATTCTGTCGTCCATGACCCATAAGTCTGTTGCTGCTCATCCATGGCATGATTTGGAAATCG GCCCTGGTGCTCCTTCTGTTTTCAACTGT GTCATCGAAATTAGCAAAGGCAGCAAGGTTAAGTATGAACTCGACAAGGCGAGCGGTCTCATCAAG ATCGATCGTGTTCTTTACTCTTCGGTCGTGTACCCGCATAACTACGGCTTCATCCCTCGGACCATATGTGAAGATGGTGATCCCATGGATGTGCTTGTATTGATGCAG GAGCCTGTGCTGCCTGGTTGTTTTCTTCGTGCTCGAGCTATCGGATTAATGCCGATGATCGATCAG GGCGAGAAAGACGACAAAATTATAGCCGTCTGTGCTGATGACCCAGAGTTCCGCCATTACAAGGACATCAAAGACCTTGCACCGCATCGCCTTGCAGAAATCCGTCGCTTCTTTGAAGATT ATAAGAAGAACGAAAACAAAGAAGTTGCAGTCAATGACTTCCTTCCAGCTGAGGATGCCGTCAAAGCAATCAAATATTCGAT GGATCTTTACGCCGCCTACATTGTCGAGGGCTTGAGGCAGTAA